A portion of the Paenibacillus hamazuiensis genome contains these proteins:
- a CDS encoding flagellin: MRINHNIAALNTHRQLVGNTNAASKSLEKLSSGLRINRAGDDAAGLAISEKMRGQIRGLDQASRNAQDGISLIQTGEGALNETHSILQRMRELSVQSASDTNTDQDRKNLQDEMNQLVKEIDRIRDTTEFNTKSLLDGSLGAKHAASGANIQANTAISGGTSQIGNSTKLQDLTDVNGKSLGISGGATVTVSWVSSGTFHTVDLKGTDTFSTLATKLGATLGKDTSGHVTFTSKTGLANAIHGLTLTVKDSSGNAVNSATKALSSFTETSGAYNKQVNDGSLLFHIGANTDQNVSLSINDMGAEALGVKDLKIDKQNKANVAIKVVDEAIQKVSAERSKLGAMQNRLEHTINNLGTASENLSASESRIRDVDMAQEMTQFTKNNILTQAAQAMLAQANQQPQGVLQLLG; encoded by the coding sequence ATGAGAATTAATCACAACATTGCAGCATTGAACACTCATCGCCAATTGGTTGGCAACACGAATGCAGCAAGCAAATCTTTGGAAAAGCTGTCTTCCGGTCTTCGCATTAACCGTGCAGGCGACGACGCTGCAGGTCTTGCAATCTCCGAGAAAATGCGCGGCCAAATCCGCGGTTTGGACCAAGCTAGCCGTAACGCTCAAGACGGCATTTCCTTGATCCAAACAGGTGAAGGTGCGCTGAATGAAACTCACAGCATCCTGCAACGTATGCGTGAGCTGTCTGTTCAATCTGCTTCCGACACGAACACGGACCAAGACCGTAAAAACCTGCAAGACGAAATGAACCAGCTGGTCAAAGAAATCGACCGTATCCGCGATACCACGGAGTTCAACACGAAGAGCTTGCTTGACGGATCGCTGGGTGCTAAGCATGCGGCATCCGGAGCTAATATTCAAGCAAATACGGCTATTAGCGGCGGTACTTCTCAGATTGGCAACAGCACGAAATTGCAGGATTTGACAGATGTAAACGGCAAATCCCTTGGAATCAGCGGCGGTGCAACGGTTACTGTATCCTGGGTTTCCAGTGGCACGTTCCATACTGTTGACCTCAAGGGAACGGATACGTTCTCTACACTGGCAACTAAGTTGGGTGCTACACTTGGTAAAGATACTTCCGGCCATGTTACCTTCACGTCGAAGACTGGTTTGGCCAATGCCATTCACGGCTTGACGCTTACTGTTAAGGATAGCAGCGGTAATGCAGTTAATTCCGCTACCAAAGCACTGTCTTCCTTTACTGAAACTTCCGGTGCATACAACAAGCAAGTCAATGACGGAAGCTTGCTGTTCCATATCGGCGCCAACACTGATCAGAACGTCTCGCTTTCCATTAACGATATGGGCGCTGAAGCACTTGGCGTTAAAGACCTGAAAATCGATAAGCAAAACAAAGCGAACGTTGCAATCAAAGTTGTTGACGAAGCTATCCAGAAAGTATCTGCTGAGCGCTCCAAATTGGGTGCAATGCAAAACCGTCTGGAACATACAATCAACAACTTGGGAACAGCTTCCGAGAACCTGAGTGCATCCGAATCCCGTATTCGCGATGTAGACATGGCTCAAGAGATGACTCAGTTCACGAAGAACAACATCCTTACGCAAGCTGCACAAGCAATGTTGGCTCAAGCGAACCAACAGCCGCAAGGCGTTCTTCAATTGCTGGGCTAA